A single region of the Sciurus carolinensis chromosome 16, mSciCar1.2, whole genome shotgun sequence genome encodes:
- the Mon1b gene encoding vacuolar fusion protein MON1 homolog B — MEAGGDSAAPAPGAADDLEDLQFPSEETGDDGGIRTGPPDPGDGDLEETGSKAEDQSPSLLSPLPQSEAPPSTSEHWSTAASDSIHGPESDSGGQGGDPSSGDPSDEDWRSQRKHVFVLSEAGKPIYSRYGSVEALSATMGVMTALVSFVQSAGDSIRAIYAEDHKLVFLQQGPLLLVAVSRTPQSAAQLRGELLAVHAQIVSTLTRASVARIFAHKQNYDLRRLLAGSERTLDRLLDSVERDPGALLLGAVRCVPLARPLREALGALLRRCTAPGLALSVLAVGGRLITAAQERNVLAECRLDPADLQLLLDWVGAPAFAAGEAWAPVCLPRFNPDGFFYAYVARLDAMPVCLLLLGTHREAFHAMAACRRLVEEGMRALGALRALGEPASFSNAPAASAPAYSVQAVGAPGLRHFLYKPLDIPDHHRQLPQFTSPELEAPYSREEERQRLSDLYHRLHARLHSSSRPLRLIYHVAEKETLLAWVTSKFELYTCLSPLVTKAGAILVVTKLLRWVRKEEDRLFIRYPPKYSTPPATSTDQAPHNGLFTGL; from the exons GATCCAAGGCCGAGGACCAGTCGCCCAGCCTCCTGTCACCACTGCCCCAGTCAGAGGCCCCACCAAGTACCAGTGAGCACTGGAGTACTGCAGCCTCGGACAGCATTCATGGCCCTGAGAGTGACTCAGGGGGCCAAGGTGGGGACCCCAGCAGCGGGGACCCCAGTGACGAGGACTGGCGCAGCCAACGGAAGCATGTGTTTGTGTTGAGTGAGGCTGGCAAGCCCATCTACTCACGGTACGGTAGCGTGGAGGCGCTGTCAGCTACGATGGGCGTGATGACAGCCCTTGTGTCCTTTGTGCAGAGTGCCGGAGATTCCATCCGCGCCATCTACGCTG agGACCACAAGCTGGTGTTCCTACAGCAGGGCCCGCTGCTGCTGGTGGCCGTGTCCAGGACTCCTCAGTCAGCAGCCCAGCTGCGCGGGGAGCTCCTGGCTGTGCACGCGCAGATCGTGAGCACTCTGACGCGTGCAAGCGTGGCCCGCATCTTCGCACACAAGCAGAACTACGACCTCCGCCGCCTGCTGGCTGGCTCCGAGCGGACTCTGGACCGGCTTTTGGACAGTGTGGAACGAGATCCAGGCGCCCTGCTGCTGGGCGCTGTGCGCTGCGTGCCCCTTGCCCGCCCCTTGCGGGAAGCACTGGGCGCCCTGCTGAGGCGCTGCACAGCACCCGGCCTGGCGCTGTCCGTGCTGGCAGTTGGGGGTCGACTGATAACAGCTGCCCAGGAGCGGAACGTGCTGGCCGAGTGCCGACTGGACCCTGCCGACCTGCAGTTGCTGCTTGACTGGGTGGGTGCGCCGGCTTTTGCGGCAGGCGAGGCCTGGGCACCCGTGTGCCTGCCCCGCTTCAACCCCGACGGTTTCTTCTATGCCTACGTGGCCCGCCTGGATGCCATGCCtgtctgcctgctgctgctcggCACCCACCGCGAAGCCTTCCATGCCATGGCCGCCTGCCGGCGCCTGGTGGAAGAGGGGATGCGGGCCCTCGGCGCCCTGCGTGCTCTCGGGGAACCTGCCAGCTTCTCTAATGCCCCGGCGGCCAGTGCCCCTGCGTACAGTGTGCAGGCTGTGGGGGCACCGGGCCTCCGGCACTTCCTTTATAAGCCACTGGACATCCCTGACCACCACCGCCAGCTGCCCCAGTTTACCAG CCCTGAGCTCGAGGCCCCCTACAGCAGAGAAGAGGAGCGGCAGCGGCTGTCGGACCTGTACCACCGCCTGCACGCTCGCCTGCACAGCTCCTCCCGACCCCTGCGCCTCATTTACCACGTGGCTGAGAAGGAGACGCTGCTGGCCTGG GTGACCTCCAAATTTGAGCTCTAtacctgcctcagccccctggtGACAAAGGCAGGTGCCATCTTGGTAGTGACCAAACTCCTGCGTTGGGTGAGGAAAGAGGAGGACCGACTCTTCATTCGTTACCCACCCAAGTACTCCACACCCCCAGCCACCTCTACGGACCAAGCTCCCCATAATGGCTTATTCACTGGACTCTGA